One window from the genome of Methylophaga thalassica encodes:
- a CDS encoding FMN-binding protein has translation MSNVISGFKVFLLCSVLLLTTTISHARGVYQTNDAFLAEVFNGTLPQSDVVWMKGDVRQTVTDILGHPYAGLRIRYWREGQRSAWILEEIGKEEPITFGVVIDGDRVEQVKVLAYRESRGGEVKYPAFTQQFQNVGLVDNRLDKHIDGITGATLSVRAMTNVVRLALYLDSFISQS, from the coding sequence ATGAGTAATGTCATTTCTGGTTTCAAAGTCTTTTTGTTATGTTCAGTCTTACTACTCACCACGACGATATCTCATGCTCGTGGCGTTTACCAAACCAATGATGCTTTCTTAGCAGAGGTGTTTAACGGGACGCTTCCTCAAAGTGATGTCGTCTGGATGAAAGGTGATGTCCGACAGACTGTTACGGATATTCTTGGTCATCCCTATGCGGGTTTGCGAATTCGTTATTGGCGGGAAGGACAACGCAGTGCCTGGATACTTGAGGAAATTGGCAAAGAGGAGCCAATTACTTTTGGTGTGGTTATCGATGGCGACCGCGTCGAACAGGTCAAAGTACTGGCTTATCGTGAGAGTCGGGGAGGAGAAGTGAAATACCCGGCATTCACACAGCAATTTCAGAATGTCGGATTGGTTGATAATCGGTTAGACAAACATATTGATGGCATTACTGGAGCAACATTATCCGTCAGGGCTATGACGAATGTAGTTAGGCTGGCATTATATCTGGATTCATTTATTAGCCAGAGTTGA
- a CDS encoding PepSY-associated TM helix domain-containing protein — translation MNRKLRSFHRVIGAILASFLLMFAITGIALNHSSQLKLDKRYVSWDWLMSQYGMGEVKPDTAFLIDNKIFSQFGNQLFLDATPLIHIERSLLGGIALEDLIVLTTDDALILLTREGEFIEKMGAEAGIPAPIQNIGLYHGEPVLQTRQSMWRSNFMLDKWEPISLQGVSWSMPHPLPQSVNTELKQFFYGKGISIQQLLLDIHNGHILGPIGIWLIDALSVLIISLSLSGLWMWGRRLG, via the coding sequence ATGAACCGCAAATTGCGCAGTTTTCATCGTGTTATCGGCGCCATCTTAGCCAGTTTTTTATTAATGTTTGCTATTACTGGGATAGCACTTAACCATTCCAGTCAGCTTAAGCTTGATAAGCGTTATGTCAGTTGGGACTGGCTTATGTCTCAGTATGGTATGGGGGAGGTTAAGCCTGACACTGCATTTTTGATTGATAACAAAATTTTTTCTCAATTTGGCAATCAACTTTTTCTTGATGCCACACCATTAATACATATTGAGCGTTCCTTATTAGGCGGGATCGCCCTTGAAGATCTTATTGTTCTAACGACGGATGATGCGTTAATTCTATTAACCCGGGAGGGTGAATTTATTGAAAAAATGGGGGCTGAAGCCGGCATTCCTGCGCCTATCCAAAATATTGGTCTTTATCATGGTGAGCCGGTCTTACAAACCCGCCAATCAATGTGGCGCAGTAATTTTATGTTGGATAAATGGGAACCGATTTCATTACAAGGCGTCTCATGGAGTATGCCGCATCCTTTGCCACAGTCGGTAAATACAGAGCTAAAACAGTTTTTTTATGGTAAAGGTATCAGTATTCAGCAACTTCTTCTTGATATACATAATGGCCATATTCTCGGTCCAATAGGAATTTGGCTGATTGATGCACTGAGTGTTTTGATTATTTCCTTATCTTTATCTGGATTATGGATGTGGGGTAGACGACTGGGGTAA